A genomic stretch from Thermoprotei archaeon includes:
- the rtcA gene encoding RNA 3'-terminal phosphate cyclase — protein MILIDGSFGEGGGQILRVAVGLAALAKKPIEIINIRMKRDPPGLRPQHLTAVKAVASLVNAHVEGLEVGSTKIRFIPRGISSGNFIFDIGTAGSVSLVLQALLPVLAFTKTPVNVTLKGGTAVPWSPPITYIEKVLLPLLSRMGLKAEIKIIKHGFYPKGGGIVNITVYPVSQLKPIELTEQGNVQQIRGISLSARLPSHIAKRQAQSAEKILREHLGDINININVIYSGPEVDNVLSPGTFIVLFAETDKDVIIGSDALGEKGKPAEKVGEEAALKLMNEIKNSATVDVHMGDQLIPWMALANGTSKIKVSNFSLHAYTCIYITKQILGGEFKVQGELNKPSIIEVKGIGFT, from the coding sequence ATGATACTCATTGATGGATCATTTGGAGAAGGTGGAGGACAAATATTAAGAGTAGCAGTTGGATTAGCCGCATTGGCAAAAAAACCTATTGAAATAATCAACATAAGAATGAAACGTGATCCTCCAGGATTAAGACCACAACACCTCACCGCAGTTAAGGCTGTAGCATCTTTAGTTAATGCACATGTGGAGGGATTAGAAGTAGGTTCCACAAAAATTAGATTTATACCAAGGGGCATATCATCAGGCAATTTTATTTTTGACATTGGCACAGCCGGATCTGTAAGTCTTGTACTCCAAGCATTATTACCAGTTCTAGCGTTTACAAAAACACCAGTCAACGTTACTTTAAAAGGTGGAACAGCAGTACCATGGTCTCCACCAATAACATACATTGAGAAAGTTTTATTACCTCTACTCTCTAGAATGGGATTAAAAGCAGAAATAAAAATTATAAAACATGGATTTTACCCCAAAGGTGGAGGAATAGTTAACATAACAGTCTATCCTGTCTCTCAACTCAAACCAATAGAACTAACAGAACAGGGAAACGTCCAGCAAATCAGAGGTATTTCTCTCTCCGCAAGATTACCATCCCATATTGCAAAGAGACAAGCCCAATCGGCAGAAAAAATTTTACGCGAACATTTAGGAGACATAAACATTAATATTAACGTTATATATTCTGGACCTGAAGTTGATAATGTACTAAGTCCAGGAACCTTTATAGTATTATTCGCCGAAACTGATAAGGATGTGATAATAGGTAGTGATGCTTTAGGAGAAAAGGGAAAACCTGCAGAGAAAGTTGGTGAAGAAGCAGCCTTAAAACTTATGAATGAGATAAAAAACAGTGCAACAGTAGATGTACACATGGGCGACCAACTAATACCATGGATGGCATTAGCAAACGGCACCTCCAAAATTAAGGTTAGTAATTTCAGCTTACATGCATACACATGTATATATATCACAAAACAGATCTTGGGTGGTGAATTTAAAGTCCAAGGAGAATTAAATAAACCATCTATAATAGAAGTTAAAGGCATAGGATTCACGTAA
- a CDS encoding class I SAM-dependent methyltransferase family protein translates to MCGEESKKGLKVPKVYAEDVRLWLYKNGLIDRMYNPIREGDYIIFPLIGKLEVNQIEYLSRFNVELVDRVFSKREVVPKSLYDVLERSLTSAELALVPGSIDIIGEIALIEIPDELWSKVELIGKAVMHVHKNVRAVYAKRSVRGVYRVRDLKFIIGEPITETLHKEYGARFLVDVTKAFFDPRLSWEHNRVANLVKKGEVVVDMFSGVGPFAIQIARKVDCKVYAIDLNPDAYNYLVENIELNKVSDKVVPIHGDARVIIQEMLRNVADRVIMNHPSQSHEFLSSACMALKSNGVIHFYSFQSEPNPVEKAVRLFNNSINGVGCKVKKIMYSRKVKSTAPHEYLVVLDVEVIKLLNG, encoded by the coding sequence GTGTGCGGTGAAGAGTCTAAAAAGGGGTTGAAAGTACCGAAGGTTTATGCGGAAGATGTTAGGTTGTGGTTGTATAAGAACGGCTTAATCGATCGAATGTATAATCCGATTCGAGAAGGTGATTACATAATATTTCCATTGATAGGTAAACTTGAGGTTAATCAGATAGAGTATTTATCTAGGTTTAATGTTGAACTTGTTGATCGTGTTTTTTCAAAGCGTGAGGTTGTTCCAAAGAGTCTCTATGATGTCTTGGAGAGGAGTCTCACTAGTGCTGAGTTAGCTCTTGTCCCTGGTTCTATTGATATAATTGGCGAGATTGCACTTATTGAGATACCTGATGAGTTGTGGTCTAAGGTTGAACTGATTGGTAAGGCTGTGATGCATGTTCATAAAAATGTTCGTGCTGTTTATGCCAAGAGATCTGTGCGTGGTGTCTATAGAGTTCGGGATCTTAAGTTTATAATAGGTGAGCCTATAACTGAAACTTTGCATAAGGAGTATGGTGCTCGCTTTCTGGTTGATGTTACTAAGGCTTTTTTTGATCCTAGATTGAGCTGGGAGCATAATAGGGTTGCAAATTTAGTGAAGAAAGGAGAAGTTGTTGTTGATATGTTTTCTGGTGTTGGTCCTTTTGCTATACAAATTGCTCGAAAGGTTGATTGTAAAGTGTATGCTATTGACTTGAATCCTGATGCTTATAATTATCTTGTTGAAAATATTGAATTAAATAAGGTTAGTGATAAAGTAGTGCCGATTCATGGTGATGCCCGTGTGATCATTCAAGAGATGCTGCGTAATGTTGCTGATAGGGTGATAATGAATCATCCATCCCAATCTCATGAGTTTTTATCCTCAGCATGCATGGCTTTAAAATCTAATGGTGTGATTCATTTTTATAGTTTCCAAAGCGAGCCTAATCCTGTAGAGAAGGCTGTAAGGTTATTTAATAATAGTATTAATGGGGTTGGTTGTAAGGTTAAAAAAATTATGTATTCGCGTAAGGTTAAGTCGACCGCTCCTCACGAGTATTTGGTTGTATTAGATGTTGAGGTTATAAAATTACTTAATGGGTAA
- a CDS encoding GTPase: MNPFEQMPMIPEPDELIEIALGRANRASIQQIRDRDLYTRRLLVKKLVISYDYVENKLKVIRDWYRSLGDISAFYDELLDVIIGREKFKNSIERVIGILPSIRKLRRTYVSKIKRSQNPREDWREGIGRLSSIIKRRKEAFRILSDARVKLSLLPSIDNNYPLIVVGGPPNVGKSSLVNAISTARTKVASYPFTTRKIAIGHIKAGSKVIQIMDTPGLLDRPLSERNPIELQAITALKHATAMIIFMLDPSETCGYPIDYQLNVLESVKEIFKTDFMIVLNKIDLCNNDKINYVREQLKMKKYADPLEISVKLGTNIDKLKELIVRKF; encoded by the coding sequence GTGAATCCATTCGAACAAATGCCTATGATACCTGAACCAGATGAGTTGATCGAGATCGCATTAGGTAGAGCAAACCGAGCTTCTATTCAACAAATTAGAGATCGTGATCTTTATACAAGAAGGTTGTTAGTTAAAAAGCTTGTAATTAGTTATGATTATGTAGAAAATAAGTTAAAAGTTATTAGGGATTGGTATAGAAGTCTCGGTGACATTAGTGCTTTTTATGATGAGCTATTAGATGTTATAATTGGGAGAGAGAAATTCAAAAATTCTATTGAGAGAGTTATCGGTATACTGCCTAGTATAAGGAAATTACGTAGAACATACGTGAGTAAGATTAAAAGATCACAGAATCCTAGAGAGGATTGGCGTGAAGGTATTGGAAGATTGTCATCAATAATAAAGAGGAGGAAAGAAGCGTTCAGGATATTGTCTGATGCTCGTGTTAAATTATCACTACTTCCATCGATAGACAATAATTATCCTTTAATAGTGGTTGGTGGTCCTCCAAACGTTGGAAAATCTAGTCTTGTAAACGCAATATCTACTGCAAGGACAAAGGTAGCGTCTTATCCTTTTACTACAAGAAAGATTGCGATTGGTCATATAAAGGCTGGTTCAAAAGTAATACAAATAATGGATACTCCAGGGCTACTTGATAGGCCGTTAAGTGAAAGAAATCCGATTGAACTTCAGGCAATAACAGCTTTAAAGCATGCTACTGCTATGATAATATTCATGTTGGATCCAAGCGAAACCTGTGGTTATCCTATAGATTATCAATTAAACGTGTTAGAGAGTGTTAAAGAAATATTCAAAACTGATTTTATGATAGTATTGAACAAGATTGATCTATGTAACAATGATAAGATTAATTATGTAAGGGAACAGTTAAAAATGAAAAAGTATGCAGATCCTCTAGAAATTTCTGTTAAATTAGGGACAAATATTGATAAACTAAAAGAGTTGATAGTTAGAAAGTTCTAA
- a CDS encoding ABC transporter ATP-binding protein, whose product MTELKSITATVEVKNLKKWFPLRRGLTAILTGEPQRYVRAVDDITLNIEKGETFSLVGESGCGKTTTGRLLVKLIEPTGGTIKFEGRDITHLSKEELKKFRREAQIIFQDPYASLNPRFTISDILQEPLIVHGNALELNNPKEREELVAKALEEVKLTPPEEFLWRYPHQLSGGQRQRVAIARALILRPKFIVADEPVSMLDVSIRAETLELMLNLKEKYGLTYLFITHDLAVARYISDRISVMYLGKIIELGQASRVIENPLHPYTQALISAVPEPDPANRAKMREVPIQGEIPSAASIPPGCRFHPRCPFVMDICRKEEPPLIEVESNHYAACWLYVKR is encoded by the coding sequence ATGACAGAATTAAAATCCATAACTGCTACAGTTGAAGTTAAGAATCTTAAAAAGTGGTTTCCATTGAGAAGAGGATTAACAGCAATATTAACAGGGGAACCTCAAAGATATGTGAGAGCAGTAGATGATATAACACTTAACATTGAGAAAGGAGAGACGTTTTCATTAGTTGGGGAATCTGGATGTGGAAAAACTACAACCGGACGATTGTTAGTAAAATTAATAGAACCAACAGGAGGAACTATTAAGTTTGAAGGGAGAGACATAACTCATTTATCCAAAGAAGAGCTAAAAAAATTCAGGAGAGAAGCACAGATTATATTTCAAGATCCGTATGCATCGCTTAATCCAAGATTCACAATATCAGATATACTTCAAGAACCTCTCATAGTTCATGGTAATGCTTTAGAATTGAACAATCCAAAGGAAAGAGAAGAGCTTGTTGCAAAAGCTTTAGAGGAGGTCAAGCTAACCCCGCCTGAAGAATTTCTATGGCGATACCCTCACCAATTAAGTGGTGGACAGAGACAGAGAGTAGCCATAGCTAGAGCATTAATACTTCGACCTAAGTTCATTGTAGCTGATGAACCAGTATCAATGCTTGATGTATCAATAAGAGCTGAAACGCTAGAACTCATGCTAAACCTTAAAGAAAAATACGGACTAACGTACCTATTCATTACTCATGATTTAGCCGTAGCACGTTATATATCAGATAGAATATCTGTAATGTATCTTGGAAAAATAATTGAGTTAGGGCAAGCTTCAAGAGTTATAGAAAATCCATTACACCCATACACTCAGGCATTAATTTCTGCAGTACCAGAACCCGACCCAGCAAATCGAGCAAAAATGCGAGAAGTCCCAATACAAGGTGAAATACCAAGCGCAGCATCTATACCGCCTGGTTGTCGTTTTCATCCGAGGTGTCCTTTCGTGATGGATATTTGTAGGAAGGAGGAACCACCACTCATAGAAGTAGAATCAAACCACTACGCAGCATGCTGGTTATACGTTAAAAGATAG
- the psmB gene encoding archaeal proteasome endopeptidase complex subunit beta: MAQQEEITGATVVGLTFKDGIVIAAEKRVTLGPSLMSRGGKKLFKITNKIYIGVAGIIADMQAISRTLSAELKIYELTNKREPSTKAAAKLLSNILYSNKLFPYYTSIIVGGVDATGPHIYVLDPLGSLIEDKYATLGTGAELAISVIEGSYKENITKEEAENLAYKSVKLACERDVLSGDGVDLIIITKDGAEEKFLPIK; this comes from the coding sequence ATGGCCCAACAAGAAGAAATTACAGGTGCCACGGTAGTTGGCTTAACGTTTAAAGATGGCATTGTGATTGCTGCAGAAAAACGCGTAACACTAGGTCCAAGTTTAATGAGTAGAGGAGGAAAAAAACTTTTCAAAATAACCAACAAGATCTACATCGGAGTGGCAGGCATAATAGCAGACATGCAAGCTATATCAAGAACGTTAAGCGCAGAATTAAAAATATATGAGTTAACAAACAAAAGAGAACCCAGCACAAAAGCAGCAGCAAAACTACTCTCCAACATACTTTACAGTAACAAATTATTCCCCTACTACACATCAATCATAGTGGGTGGTGTAGATGCCACCGGTCCCCACATATACGTCCTAGACCCATTAGGATCACTCATAGAAGACAAGTATGCAACGCTCGGGACCGGTGCGGAATTAGCAATCAGCGTAATCGAAGGATCCTACAAAGAAAACATAACAAAAGAAGAAGCAGAGAATCTAGCCTACAAGAGTGTAAAACTAGCGTGCGAAAGAGATGTATTATCAGGTGACGGCGTAGACTTAATCATTATAACAAAAGACGGTGCAGAAGAAAAATTCTTACCCATTAAGTAA
- a CDS encoding ABC transporter ATP-binding protein yields the protein MALLEVKNLKTYYHTTKGINKAVDNVGFSVEKGEALGIAGESGCGKSTLAQSIIRLVPPPGKIVSGEVIFQNVDIIKMDESELNKKVRWKGISMVFQGSMNSLNPVYTVGYQLIEPLIYHQGMDKTEAISIAEEKLKLVGLNPEIIKRYPHELSGGMKQRVAIAMALMLNPPLLIADEPTTALDVVVQAQIMNLLKELQTKLNLSLIFITHDLSLIAEVAHKTAIMYAGKIVEIGKSESIFYNPLHPYTKKLLGSIPRLRGEIRKLEFIPGVPPDLRTPPPGCRFHPRCPFVMDICRKEEPPLIEVESNHYAACWLYGGK from the coding sequence ATGGCTTTACTAGAAGTAAAAAATTTAAAAACATATTACCATACTACTAAGGGCATCAATAAAGCAGTGGATAACGTCGGTTTTTCTGTAGAAAAAGGTGAAGCGCTAGGGATTGCTGGAGAATCAGGATGTGGAAAAAGTACACTAGCTCAATCAATAATACGTCTCGTGCCACCGCCAGGAAAAATCGTCAGTGGGGAGGTCATTTTCCAAAATGTAGATATAATTAAAATGGATGAGAGTGAGTTAAATAAAAAAGTACGCTGGAAGGGCATTTCAATGGTATTCCAGGGTTCAATGAATTCGTTAAACCCAGTTTACACTGTAGGATATCAACTGATAGAACCTTTGATTTACCATCAAGGAATGGATAAAACTGAGGCTATTAGTATAGCAGAAGAAAAGTTGAAACTAGTAGGATTGAACCCAGAGATTATTAAAAGATATCCGCATGAGCTTAGCGGAGGAATGAAACAGAGAGTAGCTATCGCTATGGCTCTAATGCTAAACCCACCACTGTTAATTGCTGATGAACCCACGACGGCATTAGATGTTGTTGTGCAAGCGCAAATTATGAACTTACTAAAAGAGTTACAAACTAAATTAAACCTCTCATTAATTTTCATTACGCATGATTTAAGTCTCATAGCGGAAGTGGCTCATAAGACTGCTATAATGTATGCTGGTAAAATAGTTGAAATAGGAAAGTCAGAAAGCATTTTCTACAATCCTTTACATCCTTATACTAAAAAGTTATTAGGTAGTATACCCAGACTCAGAGGAGAGATTAGAAAGCTTGAGTTTATTCCTGGTGTTCCTCCTGATCTGAGAACACCACCGCCTGGTTGTCGTTTTCATCCGAGGTGTCCTTTCGTGATGGATATTTGTAGGAAGGAGGAACCACCACTCATAGAAGTAGAATCAAACCACTACGCAGCATGCTGGTTATATGGAGGTAAATAG
- a CDS encoding alanine--glyoxylate aminotransferase family protein gives MSVGEKLIMLPGPTNVPSRVLLAMSRPVINHRGQEFHVLYNDIQEKIKKVYETENIVIILSASGTGGVEFATFNFLGRGDRVVVPILGEFSERLAEAVERAGAEVVRISVEYGRGVTLDQIRSVVERDSGITAIALVFNETSTGVSVWDVERIGSFAHERGILYIVDSISALGGVKLPTDRAYIDVHIAGSQKCIATPPGLSFVSVSKDAIEKSRRLKERRTYYFDLESYLKFHERSETPYTPALPLFFALDEALTMILEEGLENYHKRHEILSAAMYSALEALNIPIMPEKMFRSKTVVASRKWNNVDTKQLRRIMEEKYGVVVAGEIGSIKNVGLRIGVMGMVNAGHIIRTVSALEAALMDMKLIDRVGAGIEAALKVINSY, from the coding sequence ATGTCTGTTGGGGAGAAGTTGATAATGTTGCCTGGCCCAACGAATGTGCCTTCTCGTGTTCTTCTTGCCATGTCAAGACCTGTTATTAATCACAGAGGTCAAGAGTTTCATGTGCTTTATAATGATATTCAGGAGAAAATAAAGAAGGTTTATGAGACTGAGAATATTGTAATTATTCTTTCTGCGTCCGGTACTGGTGGTGTTGAATTTGCTACTTTTAACTTTTTGGGTCGCGGTGATCGCGTTGTGGTTCCTATATTAGGTGAGTTCAGCGAGAGACTTGCTGAAGCTGTTGAGAGAGCTGGTGCTGAAGTGGTAAGGATTAGTGTTGAGTATGGAAGGGGTGTTACATTGGATCAAATAAGGAGTGTTGTGGAGCGTGATTCTGGTATCACAGCTATTGCTTTGGTTTTTAATGAGACGTCTACTGGTGTTTCTGTTTGGGATGTTGAAAGGATTGGTAGTTTTGCTCATGAAAGGGGGATTTTGTATATTGTGGATTCTATTTCCGCATTGGGTGGTGTTAAGCTACCTACTGATAGGGCTTACATTGATGTTCATATTGCTGGGAGTCAGAAGTGTATTGCAACGCCGCCTGGTCTATCATTTGTTTCTGTTAGTAAAGATGCTATTGAGAAGAGCAGGAGGCTTAAAGAGAGGAGAACGTATTATTTTGATTTAGAGTCTTACCTTAAGTTTCATGAACGTTCTGAGACTCCTTATACTCCTGCACTGCCTCTCTTTTTTGCTCTTGATGAAGCTCTTACTATGATACTTGAAGAGGGTTTGGAGAATTATCATAAGCGTCATGAAATACTTTCTGCTGCTATGTATTCTGCCTTAGAGGCGTTAAACATACCTATAATGCCTGAGAAGATGTTTAGGTCTAAGACTGTAGTTGCATCTAGAAAGTGGAATAATGTTGATACGAAACAATTGAGAAGAATAATGGAAGAGAAATATGGTGTTGTTGTGGCTGGAGAGATAGGTTCTATTAAGAATGTTGGTTTGAGGATAGGAGTTATGGGTATGGTGAACGCTGGGCATATAATTCGTACTGTTTCAGCATTAGAGGCCGCACTTATGGATATGAAGTTGATTGATCGTGTTGGTGCAGGTATTGAAGCTGCACTTAAAGTGATAAATAGTTATTAG
- a CDS encoding ABC transporter permease — protein MSSSSKTVLVPKKRTLLMERLRDFWYEYKRHKIGILGLLLLSIFILIAIFSPVIAPVNPYYWRLTEYWQNNPQSVPPTWASLLTGKNLPSPENITSFSLVNTTWHYASSGEVISLPAVNASLGFDYTFDDYPDPASTVLSVTFDYSTNMGVQLYSIYIVRPDGLIVPIVEQKSFPQINATKTIQTATIKLYILNDLNINQILSIWLQKNFNKTIRSENLAASTVIMGERKYIGESKAPILKGKYNIIVTFIDLSPGSPVLAIDPNFKVRSMNLLIGGKSYGLLGTDTLHRDLFMGIIWGVPIALMIGILTSLISVGIGIIYGVVSGYFGGKIDEIMMRIVDILIAIPKLPILIAIAIVFRPSIWNIVFLIAAFGWMGIARVGRSVALQLKEVQFVEAAKAVGASNTRIIMKHITPHLTPYAFANLALGVPDAILTEASLSFLGLGDPTLPTWGSILHDAQVYDALGSNMWWWWIPPGLLIALISLSFVFIGHAIDEILNPRLRRL, from the coding sequence ATGAGCAGCTCATCAAAAACGGTATTAGTGCCAAAGAAACGTACATTGTTAATGGAGAGATTGAGAGACTTTTGGTATGAATATAAGAGACATAAAATAGGCATATTAGGATTATTGTTGCTTTCTATTTTCATTTTAATAGCTATTTTTTCACCTGTGATTGCACCAGTGAATCCGTATTACTGGAGACTCACTGAATATTGGCAGAATAATCCTCAAAGTGTCCCTCCAACTTGGGCAAGTTTATTGACTGGTAAGAATTTACCTTCTCCTGAAAATATAACAAGTTTTAGTCTTGTAAATACTACGTGGCATTATGCCTCCAGCGGAGAAGTGATTAGCCTTCCTGCAGTTAACGCATCGTTAGGGTTTGATTATACATTTGATGATTATCCAGATCCAGCATCAACAGTTCTTAGTGTTACTTTTGATTATTCTACGAATATGGGCGTGCAACTGTATTCAATTTATATTGTGCGACCGGACGGTCTTATCGTACCTATCGTTGAACAAAAAAGTTTTCCACAAATAAACGCCACTAAAACCATACAAACAGCTACTATTAAGTTATACATACTTAATGATTTAAATATAAATCAAATTTTATCAATATGGTTACAAAAAAATTTCAATAAAACAATAAGAAGTGAAAACCTTGCAGCGTCAACAGTTATTATGGGAGAACGGAAGTATATAGGTGAAAGTAAGGCACCAATACTTAAGGGTAAATATAACATAATAGTTACTTTCATAGATCTATCACCAGGATCACCAGTTCTAGCTATTGATCCTAATTTTAAAGTTAGGAGTATGAATTTATTAATAGGTGGTAAATCCTATGGACTTCTTGGCACGGATACGTTACACAGAGATTTATTCATGGGGATAATATGGGGTGTACCTATAGCTTTAATGATTGGAATATTAACTTCACTTATAAGCGTAGGTATAGGTATTATTTATGGTGTTGTGAGCGGATATTTTGGCGGAAAGATTGATGAAATCATGATGAGAATTGTAGATATACTCATAGCAATTCCGAAATTACCAATTTTAATTGCAATAGCTATAGTTTTTAGACCTAGTATATGGAATATTGTATTCCTTATTGCCGCATTTGGATGGATGGGAATAGCAAGAGTTGGTAGAAGCGTTGCATTACAACTTAAAGAAGTACAGTTTGTTGAAGCAGCAAAAGCTGTGGGAGCCAGTAACACAAGGATCATAATGAAGCATATAACACCTCATCTAACACCTTATGCATTTGCAAACCTTGCATTAGGAGTGCCTGATGCAATACTTACCGAGGCGAGCCTTAGCTTCTTAGGCTTAGGTGATCCAACGCTTCCAACATGGGGTTCAATATTACATGATGCTCAAGTATATGATGCATTAGGTAGTAATATGTGGTGGTGGTGGATTCCGCCAGGACTTTTAATAGCGTTAATTTCATTAAGTTTTGTGTTTATTGGTCATGCTATAGATGAAATATTGAACCCAAGATTAAGGAGGTTATAA
- a CDS encoding S-adenosyl-l-methionine hydroxide adenosyltransferase family protein: protein MNLKIIALLTDFGVDSPYVGEMKAVIYSINPEAKIIDITHSVPAHNITVGAFLLYSVSKFLPKDSILVGVVDPGVGTSRNELIFRTKRGFYVGPDNGLLYPTANRDGILSVHKIINKLYMRPQISRTFHGRDIFAPVAAYLSLGVSPIEIGPETTRYIKTDLPKPRVHDDFVETHILYIDMFGNLTLDIDVNFLSKLGWQVGDNFLVRIGDDEYKIPLLESYGYSERNSLLFVVNSFDYLELAINQGNAALFLKLNIGDSIRIRKL from the coding sequence GTGAACTTAAAGATTATTGCTCTTCTCACAGATTTTGGCGTTGATAGTCCGTATGTTGGTGAAATGAAGGCTGTAATATATTCTATAAACCCTGAAGCAAAAATTATTGATATAACACACAGTGTTCCTGCGCACAATATAACTGTCGGAGCGTTTCTACTCTACTCAGTTTCTAAATTTTTACCAAAAGATTCAATATTGGTTGGAGTTGTAGATCCTGGTGTAGGAACAAGTAGGAATGAATTAATTTTCAGAACCAAACGTGGATTTTATGTAGGACCTGATAACGGTTTGCTTTATCCTACAGCCAATAGAGATGGCATATTATCGGTTCATAAAATTATCAACAAACTTTACATGCGTCCACAAATATCGAGAACGTTTCATGGCAGAGATATCTTTGCCCCAGTAGCTGCTTATTTATCATTAGGCGTGAGTCCGATTGAAATAGGCCCTGAAACAACTAGATACATAAAGACTGATCTACCAAAACCTCGTGTGCATGATGACTTTGTTGAAACACACATATTGTATATTGACATGTTTGGTAATTTAACACTCGATATTGATGTGAACTTTCTTTCTAAATTAGGGTGGCAAGTTGGTGACAATTTCTTAGTTAGAATTGGTGATGATGAATACAAGATACCGTTATTAGAAAGTTATGGATATTCAGAACGAAATTCGTTATTATTTGTCGTGAATAGCTTTGATTATTTAGAATTAGCAATAAATCAAGGTAATGCTGCACTCTTTCTTAAACTTAATATAGGAGATAGTATAAGAATTAGAAAATTATAA
- a CDS encoding 2-hydroxyacid dehydrogenase, translating into MSFGKDKYVVVALNPLPEAFIRSLIMPYSSELDKEVEVISLKDLSDWDKVVDALSKADVILGDHTLNLKIDEKMVKVMKKVRLIQQPSTGYDNIDIETCKHYGIPVANIGGANAVSVAEYTIMVGLVLLRRLIYAHEKTRSGEWIQWELMNLGTYDLSGKTWGIIGLGRIGREVAKRLKGFDIKVLYYDKVRFSSEVEKELGLEYRELPRLLRESDIVSMHVPLTSETRRMISEKELRMMKPGAILINPSRGEIVDEEALAKALKEGWLGGTAVDVYSVEPPSKEHPLLKLESANLILTPHIAGATSDSRARIIDISIKNVIRVLKGLSPENIVNM; encoded by the coding sequence TTGTCCTTTGGAAAAGATAAATACGTGGTAGTAGCTCTTAATCCTTTGCCAGAAGCTTTTATAAGAAGCTTGATTATGCCATACTCCTCTGAACTTGATAAAGAAGTTGAGGTTATTTCTCTTAAGGACTTAAGTGACTGGGATAAGGTTGTGGATGCTCTTTCTAAGGCAGATGTGATATTAGGAGACCACACTTTAAATTTGAAGATTGATGAGAAAATGGTTAAAGTTATGAAGAAGGTTAGGCTCATACAACAACCCAGCACAGGTTACGATAACATAGATATTGAAACTTGTAAACATTACGGAATACCGGTTGCAAATATTGGTGGGGCCAATGCAGTATCAGTAGCAGAATATACTATTATGGTAGGTTTAGTATTACTCAGAAGGTTGATTTATGCGCATGAGAAAACAAGGTCCGGAGAGTGGATACAGTGGGAACTCATGAATCTTGGGACATATGATCTCTCAGGAAAAACCTGGGGCATAATAGGTTTGGGGAGAATAGGAAGAGAGGTTGCTAAGAGACTTAAGGGTTTTGATATTAAAGTACTTTACTATGATAAGGTAAGATTCTCAAGTGAAGTTGAGAAAGAACTCGGATTAGAATATAGAGAACTCCCTAGATTGTTAAGGGAAAGCGATATAGTATCGATGCATGTTCCTCTAACATCGGAAACTAGGCGCATGATTAGTGAGAAAGAGCTTAGAATGATGAAGCCTGGAGCCATACTCATAAATCCTTCAAGAGGAGAGATCGTGGATGAGGAGGCGTTAGCTAAAGCTTTAAAAGAAGGTTGGTTAGGTGGAACCGCGGTAGATGTTTATAGTGTAGAGCCCCCTTCTAAAGAACATCCTCTCTTAAAATTAGAAAGCGCAAATCTGATATTAACACCTCATATCGCAGGAGCGACTTCAGACTCTAGAGCTAGGATAATAGATATTAGCATAAAGAATGTCATCAGAGTATTAAAAGGTTTATCACCTGAGAATATTGTTAACATGTAG